A region from the Candidatus Thiothrix putei genome encodes:
- a CDS encoding HAD-IIIC family phosphatase, whose protein sequence is MSSTIKRMEGQPTLFTARPTRLSLQQLNFGEDQQRAVRVNVWRNHALESIASLAQPYFAFGRWQVTFNFGDYDDSLMFAGREQADIELLWLDSSRYLANTDFTSWREWLLTRLGVLRAATTAPIIVATWLQSDEQHQQMQALVDTLPDIYFADIGSVCAAAGVDLLDMRIAVATGSPVSNAAQPLLARKLACHWLPAALSPPIKALALDLDNTLHKGILGEDGIQGVELTPQHKALQESVKALQQKGIFLALVSRNERVDVEDLFAQREDFPLKWDDFAATEISWGDKASAIARVAQALRIAPDAVLFVDDNIGELAAVTSQLPQVHAIHAHENAELTRRAVEFYPALWRWKVTADDVKRNQDMKANALRESLMTEVTDHEEYLRNLQVTLVFNHSPQEHLSRLADLCKKTNQFNLAMRRFSLSELTERHQNENSCVACVQLKDRLSDSGIIAVVVAERHGDLLIIEELCISCRALGRQLEDTIVLWTIRNLPQFQSCEQVCFRVQHGPRNQPAVTWLAGHLQVAPDTVQEGLNGIPRHALEQFTPVQSVQLIEE, encoded by the coding sequence ATGTCTTCAACTATCAAGCGCATGGAAGGGCAACCAACCCTATTTACTGCGCGACCTACCCGGTTATCTTTACAGCAACTGAACTTTGGGGAAGACCAGCAGCGTGCGGTGAGGGTTAACGTTTGGCGTAATCATGCCTTAGAGTCTATTGCGAGTTTGGCGCAACCTTATTTTGCGTTTGGGCGCTGGCAAGTGACGTTTAATTTTGGGGATTACGATGATTCTTTGATGTTCGCAGGGCGTGAGCAGGCGGATATTGAGTTGTTGTGGCTGGATAGTAGCCGTTATTTAGCTAACACCGATTTTACTTCGTGGCGTGAGTGGCTGTTGACCCGATTGGGGGTGTTACGCGCTGCGACTACTGCACCGATCATTGTGGCAACTTGGCTGCAAAGTGATGAACAGCACCAACAAATGCAGGCACTGGTAGATACCTTGCCAGATATTTACTTTGCTGATATTGGTAGTGTGTGCGCAGCAGCAGGAGTGGACTTGCTGGATATGCGTATTGCGGTGGCAACGGGTTCCCCTGTCAGCAATGCTGCTCAACCCCTATTAGCGCGTAAATTGGCTTGCCATTGGCTTCCTGCGGCATTGTCGCCCCCCATCAAAGCCTTGGCTTTGGATTTGGATAATACTTTGCATAAAGGTATTTTGGGCGAAGATGGGATCCAAGGGGTGGAGTTGACCCCGCAACACAAAGCGTTGCAGGAATCCGTTAAAGCGTTGCAGCAAAAAGGTATCTTCCTCGCATTGGTGTCACGCAATGAGCGTGTGGATGTGGAAGACTTGTTTGCACAACGTGAGGATTTTCCCTTGAAATGGGATGATTTTGCGGCAACAGAAATATCGTGGGGCGATAAAGCCAGTGCCATTGCACGCGTGGCTCAAGCCTTACGGATTGCGCCGGATGCAGTACTGTTCGTGGATGACAATATTGGGGAATTGGCGGCGGTCACCAGTCAACTGCCCCAGGTTCATGCCATTCACGCTCACGAAAATGCAGAGTTAACGCGCCGTGCGGTCGAATTCTATCCCGCTCTTTGGCGTTGGAAAGTAACGGCTGATGATGTGAAGCGTAATCAGGATATGAAAGCGAATGCGTTACGTGAGTCATTGATGACGGAAGTGACGGATCACGAAGAATACCTGCGTAATTTGCAAGTGACCTTGGTCTTCAACCATTCACCGCAAGAACATTTGTCGCGTTTGGCTGATTTATGTAAGAAAACTAATCAGTTCAATTTGGCGATGCGGCGTTTTAGCTTGTCGGAACTGACTGAGCGTCACCAAAATGAAAATTCTTGTGTGGCTTGCGTACAATTGAAAGACCGCTTGTCAGATAGTGGTATCATTGCAGTTGTTGTTGCAGAGCGTCATGGCGATCTGCTGATTATTGAGGAGCTCTGCATCAGTTGTCGTGCGTTAGGCCGACAATTAGAAGACACCATTGTGCTGTGGACGATCCGCAATTTGCCGCAGTTTCAGAGCTGTGAGCAAGTCT
- the dtd gene encoding D-aminoacyl-tRNA deacylase — MIGLIQRVSGAQVAVDGVTVGQIGRGIMLLLGVEKADTPTQAERLLERVLGYRIFPDALGKMNLSLREIGGELLIVPQFTLPADTRKGMRPSFTPAAPPDQGAVLFAYFADKARQQLADHVQTGVFAADMQVSLTNDGPVTFWLQI, encoded by the coding sequence ATGATTGGGTTAATTCAGCGGGTTTCTGGTGCACAAGTGGCTGTTGATGGTGTGACGGTTGGGCAGATTGGGCGCGGTATTATGTTGTTGCTGGGTGTGGAAAAAGCCGATACACCCACTCAAGCAGAACGTTTATTGGAGCGGGTGTTAGGTTATCGCATTTTTCCCGATGCGCTGGGAAAAATGAATCTGTCATTGCGTGAGATCGGTGGAGAATTGCTGATTGTGCCGCAATTTACACTCCCCGCCGATACCCGCAAGGGAATGCGACCCAGTTTTACACCTGCAGCTCCGCCCGATCAGGGAGCGGTATTATTCGCTTATTTTGCGGATAAAGCACGGCAACAATTAGCTGACCATGTACAAACGGGCGTATTTGCTGCGGACATGCAGGTTTCATTAACGAATGATGGGCCGGTGACATTTTGGTTGCAAATATAA
- the pip gene encoding prolyl aminopeptidase: MSALYPPIRENHHFYLKVDDVHEIYVEECGVADGLPVVFLHGGPGSGCESWHRQFFDPNRYRIILFDQRGCGRSKPHASLERNTTWDLVADMELIREQLGIDQWVLFGGSWGSTLALAYAESYPASVQGMILRGIFLCRKQDIDWFYQLGQGIERIYPDYWQDYLAPIPEAERSDMVAAYYRRLTGGNEIARMQAAKAWSTWEARCANLQQKETVLSHFTDPYTAMSVARIEAHYFINNGFLEPNQLLNNAHRIAHLPGSIIHGRYDMICPLEQALALHRAWLNADFHVIPESGHAASEALIQQALVQATDALVDYLA, translated from the coding sequence GTGAGTGCACTGTATCCCCCCATCCGTGAGAACCATCATTTTTACTTGAAAGTGGATGATGTGCATGAAATCTATGTGGAAGAATGCGGTGTAGCGGATGGCTTACCGGTGGTGTTCTTACACGGTGGCCCTGGTTCTGGTTGTGAATCCTGGCATCGGCAGTTTTTTGATCCTAATCGTTATCGCATTATTTTGTTTGATCAGCGTGGTTGTGGGCGTTCTAAGCCCCATGCGTCGCTGGAGCGCAATACGACGTGGGATCTGGTGGCGGACATGGAATTGATTCGCGAACAGTTGGGGATTGACCAATGGGTTTTGTTTGGGGGGTCGTGGGGATCGACCTTAGCTTTAGCTTATGCAGAGTCTTACCCTGCTAGCGTGCAGGGGATGATTTTGCGCGGTATTTTTCTGTGCCGTAAGCAGGATATTGACTGGTTTTACCAGTTGGGGCAGGGCATTGAGCGCATTTATCCCGATTATTGGCAAGACTATCTGGCTCCGATCCCGGAAGCTGAGCGCAGTGATATGGTGGCGGCGTATTACCGGCGTCTCACCGGAGGAAACGAGATTGCCCGGATGCAGGCGGCGAAAGCATGGTCAACGTGGGAGGCGCGTTGCGCGAATTTGCAGCAGAAAGAAACGGTTTTATCGCATTTTACCGATCCTTACACGGCGATGAGTGTGGCACGTATTGAAGCGCATTATTTCATCAATAATGGCTTTCTTGAACCTAATCAGCTTTTGAATAACGCGCACCGTATTGCGCATTTGCCGGGCAGTATTATTCACGGTCGTTATGATATGATTTGCCCGTTAGAACAAGCCCTTGCCTTGCACCGGGCATGGTTGAATGCTGATTTTCATGTCATCCCTGAAAGTGGTCATGCGGCAAGTGAAGCCCTTATTCAGCAGGCGTTGGTGCAAGCAACCGATGCGTTGGTGGATTACTTGGCATGA
- a CDS encoding polyphosphate kinase 2 family protein, translated as MFQFPMDYQVSFDGRFDLSTAPTRPPKDVPDDKILEERLQKLVERMDELQQRFYAHDKHSLLLIFQAMDAAGKDGTIRAVTRGVNPAGCQVFSFKQPSAEELDHDFLWRTSKCLPERGRIGIFNRSYYEEVLVVRVHPEYLEGQNLPAEVNRDTLWQDRLESIRDHERHLARNGTVILKFWLNISRGEQKKRFLKRLDKADKNWKFSPGDVRERQYWAAYMQAYEQALRETSRQHAPWYAIPADNKDFMRVTVAEIIVKTLEALQMDYPQPNEADRARFEECRQLLVNEGE; from the coding sequence ATGTTCCAATTTCCCATGGATTATCAGGTGTCGTTTGATGGTCGATTTGACTTATCCACAGCACCAACTCGCCCGCCTAAGGATGTGCCGGATGATAAGATTTTAGAAGAACGCCTGCAAAAGTTGGTGGAGCGTATGGATGAGCTACAACAACGATTTTATGCTCATGATAAACATTCATTGTTATTGATTTTTCAGGCGATGGACGCAGCGGGTAAGGATGGGACGATTCGTGCGGTGACGCGTGGGGTGAATCCGGCAGGTTGTCAGGTGTTTTCTTTCAAACAGCCGTCGGCGGAAGAGTTGGATCATGATTTCTTGTGGCGTACCAGCAAATGTTTGCCAGAGCGTGGGCGAATCGGCATTTTCAACCGCAGCTATTACGAGGAAGTGCTGGTAGTCAGAGTTCACCCCGAATATTTAGAGGGGCAAAACCTGCCAGCCGAGGTAAACCGTGATACCCTTTGGCAAGATCGGTTAGAATCTATTCGTGACCATGAAAGACATCTGGCGCGTAATGGCACGGTGATCCTTAAATTTTGGTTGAATATTTCACGGGGTGAGCAGAAAAAACGCTTCCTGAAAAGGCTCGATAAAGCCGATAAAAACTGGAAGTTTTCTCCGGGGGATGTAAGAGAACGCCAATATTGGGCAGCATATATGCAAGCCTATGAACAGGCATTGCGGGAGACATCTCGCCAACATGCGCCGTGGTATGCTATTCCCGCTGATAATAAGGATTTCATGCGTGTTACCGTTGCTGAGATCATTGTCAAGACCTTGGAGGCATTGCAAATGGATTACCCGCAACCCAACGAGGCTGACCGTGCCCGTTTTGAAGAATGCCGCCAGTTATTGGTAAACGAAGGAGAATAA
- a CDS encoding GNAT family N-acetyltransferase: MTDIKLHWARLENLSAPQFHAITLARQTVFIAEQHICCPDSDEHDPHCWHLTALHDGKVAAYLRVVDPGEKYPEPSIGRVLTTQAYRRTGLGKRIMQVAIANIAERYPGQAIRISAQAYLQPFYANLGFTTVSEEYLEEGVPHLEMLRFSDT, translated from the coding sequence ATGACCGACATCAAACTCCACTGGGCTAGACTGGAAAACCTATCCGCCCCCCAGTTCCACGCCATTACCCTCGCCCGCCAAACCGTATTCATCGCCGAGCAACACATCTGCTGCCCCGATTCTGATGAACATGACCCCCACTGCTGGCATCTGACCGCCTTGCATGACGGCAAAGTCGCCGCCTACCTGCGCGTCGTCGACCCCGGCGAAAAATACCCCGAACCCTCCATCGGCAGGGTACTCACCACCCAAGCCTATCGCCGCACCGGTCTTGGCAAGCGCATCATGCAAGTCGCCATCGCCAACATCGCTGAACGCTATCCCGGTCAAGCCATCCGCATCAGCGCCCAAGCCTACCTCCAGCCGTTTTACGCCAACCTCGGCTTCACCACCGTTAGTGAGGAATACCTCGAAGAAGGCGTCCCCCACCTCGAAATGCTACGTTTTTCCGACACATAA
- a CDS encoding thiolase family protein, whose amino-acid sequence MKSVVIAGYARTPFTLGFKGAFAKVRPDDLATAAVTGLLAKTGVDGAEIEDLILGCAFPEGEQGFNMARLVVLMAGLPQAVGGVTVNRFCGSSMQAIHQAAGAIQMNAGNAFICAGVESMTRIPMTGFNPSPNPHLYEKLPAAYISMGQTAENVAKQYAIPRAEQEAFAVASQQKAAAAQRDGKLADEIIMVGAVKQDGCLRPDTTTAILAGLKPAFDANGTVTAGTASPLTDGASATLVCSEEFATAHGLPILARIRSIAISGCAPETMGLGPIVSSQKALQRARLSVADLDIIELNEAFASQSIACIRDLGLDESKVNLDGGAIALGHPLGATGARITGKAASLLKREGKQFALATQCIGGGQGIATILEAV is encoded by the coding sequence ATGAAAAGCGTTGTCATCGCCGGGTACGCCCGCACCCCGTTCACTCTTGGTTTCAAGGGCGCATTTGCAAAAGTCCGCCCTGACGACCTTGCCACTGCCGCCGTTACCGGCTTACTGGCAAAAACCGGCGTCGATGGTGCTGAAATCGAAGACCTGATCCTCGGCTGCGCCTTCCCTGAAGGTGAGCAAGGTTTCAACATGGCACGACTGGTGGTGCTGATGGCAGGCTTACCGCAAGCCGTCGGCGGCGTCACCGTCAACCGCTTCTGCGGCTCCTCCATGCAGGCCATCCATCAGGCGGCGGGCGCAATCCAAATGAATGCCGGAAACGCCTTCATCTGCGCTGGGGTGGAATCCATGACCCGCATCCCCATGACAGGTTTCAACCCCTCGCCTAATCCGCACCTGTATGAAAAACTGCCCGCTGCCTACATCAGCATGGGGCAAACTGCCGAAAATGTAGCGAAACAATACGCCATTCCGCGTGCGGAACAGGAAGCCTTCGCTGTTGCCAGCCAGCAAAAAGCCGCAGCAGCCCAACGTGACGGCAAACTGGCGGATGAAATCATCATGGTCGGTGCCGTCAAACAGGATGGCTGCCTGCGCCCCGACACCACCACCGCAATACTGGCAGGGCTGAAACCTGCTTTCGACGCCAACGGCACGGTTACGGCAGGCACAGCTTCCCCGCTCACTGATGGCGCATCCGCCACCCTGGTATGCAGCGAGGAATTCGCCACCGCGCACGGCTTGCCGATCCTCGCCCGCATCCGCAGTATCGCCATTTCCGGCTGCGCCCCCGAAACCATGGGGCTGGGGCCGATCGTTTCCAGCCAGAAAGCTTTACAACGCGCCCGGCTGAGTGTCGCCGACCTCGACATCATCGAACTCAATGAAGCGTTTGCCTCCCAATCCATCGCCTGCATCCGTGATCTCGGGCTGGATGAAAGCAAGGTTAACCTCGACGGCGGAGCCATTGCCCTCGGCCATCCACTCGGTGCCACTGGCGCACGTATCACCGGCAAAGCCGCATCCCTGCTCAAGCGCGAAGGCAAGCAATTTGCCCTTGCTACCCAGTGCATCGGCGGCGGGCAAGGTATCGCAACCATACTGGAGGCCGTGTGA
- a CDS encoding 3-hydroxyacyl-CoA dehydrogenase NAD-binding domain-containing protein encodes MDIRKVAVIGAGVMGAGIAAHIANAGTPVMLLDIVPEGATDRSQIAKTALDKLLKADPAPFMHKKNAHLVTPGNIEDDLPQLAECDWIIEAIVERLAIKQDLYRKLATVRKADAIISSNTSSIPLHELVAGLPEDFAAHFMITHFFNPPRYMRLLEIVTSPQTDQDAARKIREYADLKLGKGVVDCKDTPGFIANRIGIFWIQTAIQEAIDMGLTVEEADAVVGRPMGIPKTGVFGLSDLVGIDLMPHLMRSMNRSLPAGDALLEKATIPPLIQKMIDEGYTGRKGKGGFYRFNTAGGGKVKASIDLQTGEYSPTQPAKLASVKAAKEGGLQALVSHSDKGGQYAWRVLSQTLRYAAALVPEIADDICAVNTAMKLGYNWKFGPFELIDQLGAEDFAKRLAADAVPPIPSPSPARGEGSEEVRGDSVLSPPPLAGGGLGRGGIPPLLEKARAHGFYRHDAGETLYLQPDGSYIPLQRPPGVLLLADLKRHAEPLLENDAASLWDIGDGVACLEFHSKMNSLDPLILEMIEESVEFIPQNHQALVIYNEGSNFSAGANLGLLMFAAKLGGWDEVDKMVSGGQQAYKKLKYAPFPVVGAPFGLALGGGCEILLHCDALQAHAETYVGLVETGVGLIPGWGGCKEMLHRWSNNPRMPRGPLPPVLKCFEIISVATVAKSAFEAKDYLFLRPTDGITMNRDRLLADAKARALSMIEGYQPPVPPIFHLPGATAKVAMEMAVNDFLAQGKTTPYDAVIAEALATVLSGGDTDMTETLSEDDLLALEYAQFTQLVRKPETLARVSHMLETGKPLRN; translated from the coding sequence ATGGACATCCGTAAAGTTGCCGTAATCGGCGCAGGCGTGATGGGCGCAGGCATTGCCGCCCACATCGCCAACGCCGGAACCCCCGTGATGCTGCTCGACATCGTGCCGGAAGGTGCGACCGACCGCAGCCAAATTGCCAAAACCGCCCTCGACAAGCTACTCAAGGCCGACCCGGCACCGTTCATGCACAAGAAGAACGCCCACCTCGTCACCCCCGGTAATATCGAAGACGATCTGCCGCAACTCGCCGAATGCGACTGGATCATCGAAGCCATCGTCGAACGCCTCGCCATCAAGCAAGACCTGTACCGCAAGCTGGCAACGGTGCGCAAAGCGGACGCGATCATTTCCTCCAACACCTCTTCGATCCCGCTACACGAACTGGTGGCAGGCTTGCCGGAAGACTTCGCCGCGCACTTCATGATCACCCATTTCTTCAACCCGCCGCGCTACATGCGCCTGCTGGAAATCGTCACCAGCCCGCAAACCGATCAGGACGCTGCCCGCAAAATCCGTGAATACGCCGACCTGAAGCTGGGCAAGGGTGTGGTCGATTGCAAGGATACCCCCGGATTCATCGCCAACCGTATCGGTATTTTCTGGATACAGACCGCGATTCAGGAAGCCATCGACATGGGGCTGACGGTGGAAGAAGCCGATGCCGTCGTTGGCAGGCCGATGGGTATTCCCAAAACCGGCGTGTTCGGCCTTTCCGATCTGGTGGGCATCGACCTGATGCCGCACCTGATGCGCAGCATGAACCGCAGCCTGCCAGCGGGTGACGCCTTGCTGGAAAAGGCCACGATTCCGCCACTGATCCAGAAAATGATCGACGAAGGCTATACCGGGCGCAAAGGCAAGGGTGGTTTCTACCGCTTCAATACCGCAGGTGGTGGCAAGGTGAAAGCATCCATCGACCTGCAAACGGGCGAATACAGCCCCACCCAACCCGCCAAACTGGCAAGTGTGAAGGCGGCGAAAGAGGGTGGTTTACAGGCTTTGGTTTCGCACTCCGACAAGGGTGGTCAATATGCCTGGCGGGTGCTGTCGCAAACCTTGCGCTATGCCGCCGCGCTGGTGCCGGAAATTGCCGACGATATTTGCGCCGTCAACACCGCGATGAAGTTGGGGTATAACTGGAAATTTGGGCCGTTTGAGCTGATCGACCAATTGGGGGCGGAGGATTTTGCCAAGCGGTTGGCGGCTGACGCCGTTCCCCCCATCCCCAGCCCTTCCCCCGCAAGGGGGGAAGGGAGCGAAGAGGTTCGTGGAGATAGCGTCTTGTCCCCTCCACCCCTTGCGGGGGGAGGGTTAGGGAGGGGGGGGATTCCCCCTCTGCTGGAAAAAGCACGTGCCCACGGTTTCTACCGGCACGACGCAGGCGAAACCCTCTACCTCCAACCCGACGGCTCGTACATCCCATTACAACGCCCCCCCGGCGTCCTGTTGCTCGCCGACCTCAAACGCCACGCCGAACCGCTGCTGGAAAACGACGCTGCCAGCCTGTGGGACATCGGCGATGGCGTCGCCTGCCTCGAATTCCACAGCAAAATGAATTCCCTCGACCCGCTGATTCTGGAAATGATTGAGGAAAGCGTCGAGTTCATCCCGCAAAACCACCAGGCGCTGGTCATTTACAACGAAGGCAGCAATTTCTCCGCTGGTGCCAACCTCGGCTTGTTGATGTTCGCCGCCAAACTCGGCGGCTGGGATGAAGTCGACAAAATGGTCAGTGGTGGCCAGCAAGCCTACAAAAAGCTCAAATATGCCCCCTTCCCGGTAGTGGGCGCACCCTTTGGATTGGCGCTGGGCGGTGGCTGCGAAATCCTGCTGCACTGCGATGCCCTGCAAGCCCACGCTGAAACCTACGTCGGACTGGTCGAAACCGGCGTCGGCCTGATCCCCGGCTGGGGCGGCTGCAAGGAAATGCTGCATCGCTGGAGCAATAACCCCAGAATGCCGCGTGGCCCATTACCACCCGTGCTGAAATGCTTTGAAATCATCAGCGTCGCCACCGTCGCCAAATCCGCATTTGAAGCCAAAGACTACCTGTTCCTGCGCCCCACCGACGGCATCACCATGAACCGTGACCGCCTGCTGGCTGATGCCAAAGCACGGGCGCTCTCCATGATTGAAGGCTACCAACCGCCCGTTCCGCCCATTTTCCACCTGCCCGGCGCGACCGCGAAAGTGGCAATGGAAATGGCTGTCAACGACTTTCTCGCACAGGGCAAAACCACGCCTTACGACGCCGTAATTGCTGAGGCACTGGCAACCGTCCTCAGCGGCGGCGACACCGACATGACCGAAACCCTGAGCGAAGACGACCTGCTGGCGCTGGAATATGCGCAATTCACCCAACTGGTACGTAAACCGGAAACACTGGCGCGGGTCAGTCACATGCTCGAAACCGGCAAACCGTTGAGAAATTAA